From one Gossypium hirsutum isolate 1008001.06 chromosome D08, Gossypium_hirsutum_v2.1, whole genome shotgun sequence genomic stretch:
- the LOC107899127 gene encoding putative uncharacterized protein DDB_G0277003 isoform X2, producing the protein MAEKELDSMSLSELRLLSAFLAMETTDSLLCVARECGGGKLTAKVQSFIWDHCLTKAVGKGYESYSKKFVKKLITEIESNHGNVLDELYEQYASYMISFKDDNPVKENERVCKCISFLFPDCFKLSICPKSRKLVVPLQCSLNMLEGDTGCSVWPSSLFLSELILSYPHIFSGKSCFEVGSGVGLVGICLAHVKASKVILSDGDLSTLANMKLNLEKNRLNTETNLPEPSIENQNVVKCIHLPWESASEKELQNFMPEIILGADVIYDPSCLPHLVKVLAILSNKKKSYIENREGSIPNSFPGDGKVNDAHDLDASSFHAQRINTSEVNNAVDLVSRADPVAYIASVIRNADTFDRFLALADQADLRIKDLTSTLRPFDLLPYMKSYDRSSIRLFTVT; encoded by the exons ATGGCCGAAAAGGAGCTGGATTCGATGTCTCTTTCGGAGCTCCGCCTGCTCTCCGCTTTTCTCGCCATGGAAACCACCGATTCTCTGCTCTGTGTAGCCAG GGAATGTGGTGGAGGAAAGTTAACTGCGAAAGTTCAAAGCTTTATTTGGGATCATTGCTTAACCAAAGCT GTAGGGAAAGGCTATGAATCTTATTCGAAGAAGTTTGTAAAGAAGCTTATTACAGAGATTGAATCAAACCATGGTAATGTGTTGGATGAATTGTATGAACAATATGCTTCCTACATGATTTCTTTCAAG GACGATAATCCAGTCAAAGAAAATGAGAGAGTCTGCAAatgcatttcttttcttttccctg ATTGTTTTAAACTATCTATTTGTCCAAAATCACGGAAACTGGTTGTCCCGCTACAGTGTTCACTCAACATGCTTGAGGGAGATACAGG GTGTTCAGTTTGGCCCTCCAGTCTTTTCCTCTCTGAGTTGATACTTTCTTATCCACATATTTTCTCGGGGAAATCATGTTTTGAG GTCGGATCCGGTGTTGGTTTGGTTGGAATTTGTCTAGCTCATGTAAAAGCCTCCAAG GTGATATTAAGTGATGGCGACTTGTCGACTTTAGCTAACATGAAGCTTAATCTGGAGAAGAACCGGTTGAATACAGAAACCAATTTACCTGAACCAAGTATTGAAAATCAAAATGTG GTTAAATGCATTCATTTGCCTTGGGAATCAGCATCAGAAAAGGAACTGCAAAACTTCATGCCAGAAATTAT TTTAGGTGCAGATGTTATTTATGATCCATCTTGTCTTCCACATCTTGTTAAAGTACTAGCCATTCTTTCGAACAAAAAGAAGTCATATATCGAGAATCGGGAAGGAAGTATTCCAAACTCTTTTCCCGGTGATGGTAAGGTAAATGATGCCCATGATTTAGATGCATCTAGTTTTCATGCTCAACGAATCAATACGAGTGAAGTCAACAATGCTGTTGATCTCGTATCAAGGGCAGACCCTGTTGCTTATATTGCTTCTGTTATTCGGAATGCCGATACTTTCGATCGATTTCTTGCATTAGCAGATCAGGCTGATCTTAGAATTAAAGACCTAACATCTACACTGAGGCCCTTTGATTTGCTTCCGTACATGAAGTCTTATGATCGTTCTAGCATAAGATTGTTTACTGTAACTTGA
- the LOC107899126 gene encoding U-box domain-containing protein 38: protein MGGNGKHRWIFSFYQRSNSSSSPKQSKNLPPHEFLCPISGSLMFDPVVIPSGQSFDRISIQVCRDLGFTPTLQDGSTPDFSTIIPNLAIKTTILAWCRDHHAQDPAPPDYSSVEKIVLSKIPEQTSSRLTSGPDIRVSERELLKAVAENPPVLFSHAVTEIGPSVNSRLLCSTSTSSSSDESVIVTASSPYTPLPLSTRPACFSASGSSSSSTEITLSETPNLKSQSSSSLEEQELVLKLKSSDIFEQETGLVLLRKITRTKEEARVSLCSTRLLSALRSLITSRYSVVQTNAIASLVNLSLEKSNKVVIVRSGFVPLLIDALKAGSSEAQEHAAGALFSLALEDDNKMAIGVLGALQPLLHALRSESERTQHDSALALYHLSLIQSNRVKLVKLGAVLTLLSMVKSGDSASRVLLVLCNLAACPEGKSAMLDANAVAILVGMLRESELVCKATRENCVAALFALSHGSMRFKGLAKEARAVEVLREVEERGSERAKDKAKRILQIMKDRKEDEDDEIDWEAALESGGLSRTRYRVGKDDFAANSSDF from the coding sequence ATGGGAGGAAATGGAAAGCACAGATGGATATTTTCATTTTACCAACGTTCtaattcatcatcttctccaaagcAATCCAAAAACCTACCTCCACATGAATTCCTTTGTCCAATTTCTGGGTCTTTGATGTTCGACCCTGTTGTAATCCCTTCAGGTCAATCCTTCGATCGAATCTCCATCCAAGTCTGCCGTGACCTTGGCTTTACCCCTACTCTTCAGGACGGCTCTACCCCTGACTTTTCCACCATCATCCCTAACCTCGCCATCAAAACCACCATCCTCGCTTGGTGTCGTGACCACCATGCTCAGGACCCTGCCCCACCTGATTATTCCTCCGTTGAAAAAATCGTCCTTTCCAAGATTCCAGAACAGACTTCTTCGAGATTGACTTCGGGTCCTGACATTCGGGTCTCCGAACGGGAACTTTTGAAAGCCGTGGCTGAAAATCCGCCTGTTCTATTCTCCCACGCCGTCACGGAAATAGGTCCGTCCGTTAACAGTAGGTTATTGTGCTCCACCTCCACCTCCTCTTCGTCCGATGAATCTGTTATCGTAACTGCCAGTAGTCCCTACACGCCGTTGCCACTCTCTACCCGCCCCGCGTGTTTCTCAGCTTCcggttcttcatcttcttctacTGAAATTACCTTGTCTGAAACTCCAAATCTCAAGTCCCAATCTTCTTCTTCGTTGGAAGAACAAGAGCTCGTTTTAAAGCTCAAAAGCTCCGATATTTTCGAGCAAGAAACGGGTCTGGTTTTGTTAAGGAAAATTACGAGGACTAAAGAAGAGGCTAGGGTTTCTCTTTGTTCCACTCGGCTACTTTCAGCTCTCCGATCTTTAATCACTTCCAGATACAGCGTTGTTCAAACCAACGCCATTGCTTCACTCGTTAATCTTTCATTGGAGAAATCGAACAAGGTCGTGATCGTACGGTCAGGGTTTGTTCCTCTTTTAATAGATGCGTTAAAGGCGGGATCCAGTGAGGCACAAGAACATGCTGCCGGCGCGCTCTTCAGTTTAGCTTTAGAAGATGACAATAAGATGGCGATTGGAGTATTAGGCGCGTTGCAACCATTGCTTCATGCTCTGAGATCGGAGTCCGAGCGCACTCAGCACGATTCAGCGCTCGCTCTTTACCATCTCTCCTTGATTCAGTCAAATAGAGTTAAATTGGTGAAACTCGGCGCCGTTTTGACTCTGTTATCGATGGTGAAATCGGGGGATTCAGCTAGTCGAGTGTTACTGGTACTATGTAATTTAGCTGCCTGCCCGGAGGGGAAATCGGCGATGCTGGACGCCAATGCGGTAGCGATATTAGTGGGAATGTTGAGAGAAAGCGAGTTGGTTTGCAAGGCAACTCGGGAGAACTGTGTTGCCGCGTTGTTTGCTCTGAGTCACGGTAGCATGAGGTTCAAGGGATTGGCGAAAGAAGCTAGAGCGGTGGAGGTTTTAAGGGAGGTGGAAGAGAGAGGGAGCGAAAGGGCCAAAGACAAAGCCAAAAGGATTTTGCAGATAATGAAAGATAGAAAGGAAGATGAAGATGATGAGATTGATTGGGAAGCAGCATTAGAGTCGGGTGGACTCAGTCGGACTCGCTACCGAGTTGGTAAAGATGATTTTGCTGCAAATTCTTCTGATTTCTAG
- the LOC107898137 gene encoding F-box protein At3g56470 produces MAKCRFSTAEQVVQWCNLPGDVLTIVLTHLFGKDYANLLAVCRSWRSACRSWRSAPPPLRSVPNPSASPYPSLFHFSGNNSMCKFYDPFYNGTYVAQIPDELIDARIFFSNYGWLLMCQDTQLFFFHPFTNQRIDLPRLIQRHTLEKYGRMCFSTPPTSPIAWFPVF; encoded by the coding sequence ATGGCCAAGTGTAGATTCTCAACAGCTGAACAGGTGGTACAATGGTGTAACCTCCCTGGTGATGTTTTAACTATCGTCCTTACTCATCTTTTTGGTAAAGATTATGCCAATTTGCTAGCTGTTTGTCGTTCATGGAGGTCAGCTTGTCGTTCATGGAGGTCAGCTCCACCTCCACTGAGATCCGTCCCCAATCCTTCTGCAAGTCCGTATCCGTCTCTTTTCCACTTCTCCGGTAACAATTCCATGTGCAAATTCTATGACCCTTTTTACAATGGCACATATGTTGCTCAGATTCCTGATGAATTGATTGATGCAAGAATTTTCTTCTCCAACTACGGCTGGTTGCTCATGTGTCAAGATACTCAACTCTTTTTCTTCCATCCATTCACCAATCAAAGGATTGACTTACCAAGATTAATACAGCGTCACACCTTAGAAAAGTATGGCAGAATGTGCTTTTCCACTCCACCCACTTCACCAATTGCATGGTTTCCGGTATTCTAG
- the LOC107899127 gene encoding putative uncharacterized protein DDB_G0277003 isoform X3, translating to MISFKSKKMRESANAFLFFSLVVTDTTYLLLVLRAFTVYLHQLTFNCLLDHIDCFKLSICPKSRKLVVPLQCSLNMLEGDTGCSVWPSSLFLSELILSYPHIFSGKSCFEVGSGVGLVGICLAHVKASKVILSDGDLSTLANMKLNLEKNRLNTETNLPEPSIENQNVVKCIHLPWESASEKELQNFMPEIILGADVIYDPSCLPHLVKVLAILSNKKKSYIENREGSIPNSFPGDGKVNDAHDLDASSFHAQRINTSEVNNAVDLVSRADPVAYIASVIRNADTFDRFLALADQADLRIKDLTSTLRPFDLLPYMKSYDRSSIRLFTVT from the exons ATGATTTCTTTCAAG TCAAAGAAAATGAGAGAGTCTGCAAatgcatttcttttcttttccctggTAGTAACAGATACTACTTATCTCTTGCTGGTTTTGAGAGCTTTTACAGTTTATTTGCATCAGCTCACATTTAACTGTTTACTGGATCACATAGATTGTTTTAAACTATCTATTTGTCCAAAATCACGGAAACTGGTTGTCCCGCTACAGTGTTCACTCAACATGCTTGAGGGAGATACAGG GTGTTCAGTTTGGCCCTCCAGTCTTTTCCTCTCTGAGTTGATACTTTCTTATCCACATATTTTCTCGGGGAAATCATGTTTTGAG GTCGGATCCGGTGTTGGTTTGGTTGGAATTTGTCTAGCTCATGTAAAAGCCTCCAAG GTGATATTAAGTGATGGCGACTTGTCGACTTTAGCTAACATGAAGCTTAATCTGGAGAAGAACCGGTTGAATACAGAAACCAATTTACCTGAACCAAGTATTGAAAATCAAAATGTG GTTAAATGCATTCATTTGCCTTGGGAATCAGCATCAGAAAAGGAACTGCAAAACTTCATGCCAGAAATTAT TTTAGGTGCAGATGTTATTTATGATCCATCTTGTCTTCCACATCTTGTTAAAGTACTAGCCATTCTTTCGAACAAAAAGAAGTCATATATCGAGAATCGGGAAGGAAGTATTCCAAACTCTTTTCCCGGTGATGGTAAGGTAAATGATGCCCATGATTTAGATGCATCTAGTTTTCATGCTCAACGAATCAATACGAGTGAAGTCAACAATGCTGTTGATCTCGTATCAAGGGCAGACCCTGTTGCTTATATTGCTTCTGTTATTCGGAATGCCGATACTTTCGATCGATTTCTTGCATTAGCAGATCAGGCTGATCTTAGAATTAAAGACCTAACATCTACACTGAGGCCCTTTGATTTGCTTCCGTACATGAAGTCTTATGATCGTTCTAGCATAAGATTGTTTACTGTAACTTGA
- the LOC107899127 gene encoding uncharacterized protein isoform X1, whose translation MAEKELDSMSLSELRLLSAFLAMETTDSLLCVARECGGGKLTAKVQSFIWDHCLTKAVGKGYESYSKKFVKKLITEIESNHGNVLDELYEQYASYMISFKSKKMRESANAFLFFSLVVTDTTYLLLVLRAFTVYLHQLTFNCLLDHIDCFKLSICPKSRKLVVPLQCSLNMLEGDTGCSVWPSSLFLSELILSYPHIFSGKSCFEVGSGVGLVGICLAHVKASKVILSDGDLSTLANMKLNLEKNRLNTETNLPEPSIENQNVVKCIHLPWESASEKELQNFMPEIILGADVIYDPSCLPHLVKVLAILSNKKKSYIENREGSIPNSFPGDGKVNDAHDLDASSFHAQRINTSEVNNAVDLVSRADPVAYIASVIRNADTFDRFLALADQADLRIKDLTSTLRPFDLLPYMKSYDRSSIRLFTVT comes from the exons ATGGCCGAAAAGGAGCTGGATTCGATGTCTCTTTCGGAGCTCCGCCTGCTCTCCGCTTTTCTCGCCATGGAAACCACCGATTCTCTGCTCTGTGTAGCCAG GGAATGTGGTGGAGGAAAGTTAACTGCGAAAGTTCAAAGCTTTATTTGGGATCATTGCTTAACCAAAGCT GTAGGGAAAGGCTATGAATCTTATTCGAAGAAGTTTGTAAAGAAGCTTATTACAGAGATTGAATCAAACCATGGTAATGTGTTGGATGAATTGTATGAACAATATGCTTCCTACATGATTTCTTTCAAG TCAAAGAAAATGAGAGAGTCTGCAAatgcatttcttttcttttccctggTAGTAACAGATACTACTTATCTCTTGCTGGTTTTGAGAGCTTTTACAGTTTATTTGCATCAGCTCACATTTAACTGTTTACTGGATCACATAGATTGTTTTAAACTATCTATTTGTCCAAAATCACGGAAACTGGTTGTCCCGCTACAGTGTTCACTCAACATGCTTGAGGGAGATACAGG GTGTTCAGTTTGGCCCTCCAGTCTTTTCCTCTCTGAGTTGATACTTTCTTATCCACATATTTTCTCGGGGAAATCATGTTTTGAG GTCGGATCCGGTGTTGGTTTGGTTGGAATTTGTCTAGCTCATGTAAAAGCCTCCAAG GTGATATTAAGTGATGGCGACTTGTCGACTTTAGCTAACATGAAGCTTAATCTGGAGAAGAACCGGTTGAATACAGAAACCAATTTACCTGAACCAAGTATTGAAAATCAAAATGTG GTTAAATGCATTCATTTGCCTTGGGAATCAGCATCAGAAAAGGAACTGCAAAACTTCATGCCAGAAATTAT TTTAGGTGCAGATGTTATTTATGATCCATCTTGTCTTCCACATCTTGTTAAAGTACTAGCCATTCTTTCGAACAAAAAGAAGTCATATATCGAGAATCGGGAAGGAAGTATTCCAAACTCTTTTCCCGGTGATGGTAAGGTAAATGATGCCCATGATTTAGATGCATCTAGTTTTCATGCTCAACGAATCAATACGAGTGAAGTCAACAATGCTGTTGATCTCGTATCAAGGGCAGACCCTGTTGCTTATATTGCTTCTGTTATTCGGAATGCCGATACTTTCGATCGATTTCTTGCATTAGCAGATCAGGCTGATCTTAGAATTAAAGACCTAACATCTACACTGAGGCCCTTTGATTTGCTTCCGTACATGAAGTCTTATGATCGTTCTAGCATAAGATTGTTTACTGTAACTTGA
- the LOC107899127 gene encoding putative uncharacterized protein DDB_G0277003 isoform X4, with protein MRESANAFLFFSLVVTDTTYLLLVLRAFTVYLHQLTFNCLLDHIDCFKLSICPKSRKLVVPLQCSLNMLEGDTGCSVWPSSLFLSELILSYPHIFSGKSCFEVGSGVGLVGICLAHVKASKVILSDGDLSTLANMKLNLEKNRLNTETNLPEPSIENQNVVKCIHLPWESASEKELQNFMPEIILGADVIYDPSCLPHLVKVLAILSNKKKSYIENREGSIPNSFPGDGKVNDAHDLDASSFHAQRINTSEVNNAVDLVSRADPVAYIASVIRNADTFDRFLALADQADLRIKDLTSTLRPFDLLPYMKSYDRSSIRLFTVT; from the exons ATGAGAGAGTCTGCAAatgcatttcttttcttttccctggTAGTAACAGATACTACTTATCTCTTGCTGGTTTTGAGAGCTTTTACAGTTTATTTGCATCAGCTCACATTTAACTGTTTACTGGATCACATAGATTGTTTTAAACTATCTATTTGTCCAAAATCACGGAAACTGGTTGTCCCGCTACAGTGTTCACTCAACATGCTTGAGGGAGATACAGG GTGTTCAGTTTGGCCCTCCAGTCTTTTCCTCTCTGAGTTGATACTTTCTTATCCACATATTTTCTCGGGGAAATCATGTTTTGAG GTCGGATCCGGTGTTGGTTTGGTTGGAATTTGTCTAGCTCATGTAAAAGCCTCCAAG GTGATATTAAGTGATGGCGACTTGTCGACTTTAGCTAACATGAAGCTTAATCTGGAGAAGAACCGGTTGAATACAGAAACCAATTTACCTGAACCAAGTATTGAAAATCAAAATGTG GTTAAATGCATTCATTTGCCTTGGGAATCAGCATCAGAAAAGGAACTGCAAAACTTCATGCCAGAAATTAT TTTAGGTGCAGATGTTATTTATGATCCATCTTGTCTTCCACATCTTGTTAAAGTACTAGCCATTCTTTCGAACAAAAAGAAGTCATATATCGAGAATCGGGAAGGAAGTATTCCAAACTCTTTTCCCGGTGATGGTAAGGTAAATGATGCCCATGATTTAGATGCATCTAGTTTTCATGCTCAACGAATCAATACGAGTGAAGTCAACAATGCTGTTGATCTCGTATCAAGGGCAGACCCTGTTGCTTATATTGCTTCTGTTATTCGGAATGCCGATACTTTCGATCGATTTCTTGCATTAGCAGATCAGGCTGATCTTAGAATTAAAGACCTAACATCTACACTGAGGCCCTTTGATTTGCTTCCGTACATGAAGTCTTATGATCGTTCTAGCATAAGATTGTTTACTGTAACTTGA